One Etheostoma cragini isolate CJK2018 chromosome 18, CSU_Ecrag_1.0, whole genome shotgun sequence DNA window includes the following coding sequences:
- the snap25a gene encoding synaptosomal-associated protein 25-A isoform X1 — protein MADDADMRNELSDMQQRADQLADESLESTRRMLQLVEESKDAGIRTLVMLDEQGEQLERIEEGMDQINKDMKDAEKNLNDLGKFCGLCSCPCNKMKSGASKAWGNNQDGVVASQPARVVDEREQMAISGGFIRRVTDDARENEMDENLEQVGGIIGNLRHMALDMGNEIDTQNRQIDRVMEKVQHTGTSF, from the exons ATGGCAGATGACGCAGACATGCGCAATGAGCTGTCAGACATGCAGCAACGTGCCGACCAGCTGGCAGATGAG tCCCTGGAGAGCACCCGTCGCATGCTTCAACTGGTGGAAGAG AGCAAAGATGCCGGCATCAGGACTTTGGTCATGTTGGACGAGCAGGGAG AGCAACTGGAGCGCATCGAGGAGGGAATGGACCAAATCAATAAGGACATGAAGGATGCAGAAAAGAATTTGAACGATCTAGGGAAATTCTGTGGTCTTTGCTCCTGTCCATGTAACAA GATGAAGAGCGGAGCCAGCAAGGCCTGGGGGAACAACCAGGACGGGGTGGTGGCCAGCCAGCCCGCCCGCGTGGTGGACGAGCGCGAACAGATGGCCATCAGTGGAGGCTTCATCCGCCG ggtaACAGATGATGCCCGGGAAAATGAGATGGACGAGAACCTGGAGCAGGTGGGGGGCATCATCGGTAACCTGCGCCACATGGCCCTGGACATGGGCAACGAGATCGACACCCAGAACCGCCAGATCGACAGGGTCATGGAGAAGGTACAGCACACGGGAACATCTTTTTAA
- the snap25a gene encoding synaptosomal-associated protein 25-A isoform X2, with protein sequence MADDADMRNELSDMQQRADQLADESLESTRRMLQLVEESKDAGIRTLVMLDEQGEQLDRVEDGMNHINQDMKEAEKNLKEIGKCCGLFICPCNKMKSGASKAWGNNQDGVVASQPARVVDEREQMAISGGFIRRVTDDARENEMDENLEQVGGIIGNLRHMALDMGNEIDTQNRQIDRVMEKVQHTGTSF encoded by the exons ATGGCAGATGACGCAGACATGCGCAATGAGCTGTCAGACATGCAGCAACGTGCCGACCAGCTGGCAGATGAG tCCCTGGAGAGCACCCGTCGCATGCTTCAACTGGTGGAAGAG AGCAAAGATGCCGGCATCAGGACTTTGGTCATGTTGGACGAGCAGGGAG AGCAACTCGATCGTGTTGAAGATGGCATGAACCATATCAACCAAGACATGAAGGAAGCCGAGAAAAATTTAAAAGAGATAGGGAAATGCTGTGGGCTTTTCATATGTCCATGTAACAA GATGAAGAGCGGAGCCAGCAAGGCCTGGGGGAACAACCAGGACGGGGTGGTGGCCAGCCAGCCCGCCCGCGTGGTGGACGAGCGCGAACAGATGGCCATCAGTGGAGGCTTCATCCGCCG ggtaACAGATGATGCCCGGGAAAATGAGATGGACGAGAACCTGGAGCAGGTGGGGGGCATCATCGGTAACCTGCGCCACATGGCCCTGGACATGGGCAACGAGATCGACACCCAGAACCGCCAGATCGACAGGGTCATGGAGAAGGTACAGCACACGGGAACATCTTTTTAA